Proteins from a single region of Acidianus ambivalens:
- a CDS encoding 30S ribosomal protein S7, giving the protein MSDYELSKLDIRIFGKWDTKVEIRDPSLKKYISLMPVYLPHTGGRHEHRRFGKSRVPIVERLINQLMRPGRNKGKKFLAYNIVRAAFEIIAARTGQNPIQVLVRAIENSAPREEVTRIMYGGIVYYVAVDVAPQRRVDLALRYLVEGARTASFNNPKPIDEALAEEIIAASSNDPKSYAIRKKEEIERIALSSR; this is encoded by the coding sequence ATGAGCGATTACGAATTAAGCAAGCTAGATATTAGAATATTTGGAAAATGGGATACAAAAGTTGAAATAAGAGACCCCAGTTTAAAGAAATATATATCATTAATGCCAGTGTATTTACCTCATACTGGAGGAAGACATGAGCATAGGAGATTTGGTAAGTCTAGAGTACCCATAGTAGAAAGGTTGATAAATCAGTTGATGAGACCAGGGAGAAATAAGGGCAAAAAATTCTTAGCGTATAATATAGTTAGGGCAGCGTTTGAGATAATTGCAGCAAGAACTGGTCAGAATCCTATCCAGGTTTTAGTTAGAGCAATAGAGAATTCAGCACCTAGGGAAGAAGTAACTAGAATAATGTATGGAGGTATAGTTTATTATGTTGCTGTAGATGTAGCTCCTCAAAGAAGAGTTGACTTAGCATTAAGATACCTAGTAGAAGGCGCAAGAACTGCATCATTTAATAATCCTAAGCCTATAGACGAAGCATTGGCTGAAGAAATAATAGCGGCTTCATCTAACGATCCAAAAAGTTATGCTATAAGAAAGAAAGAAGAAATTGAGAGAATTGCCCTAAGCTCAAGATAA
- a CDS encoding bifunctional nuclease family protein, with the protein MKEEEDYIKVNRVDAFVYPLDGLPVMVCYLEDGREFNLFYVPIEIVIAINKIKKQYEEDSILGDKRETIFDILSFIPEVTEEISKHINKVTIDDISGSVYIATIELKFDGVIIQKRMIPSHAIYLALISNKPIYVKKSLVDEQEKERKKGEGGEEEEKK; encoded by the coding sequence ATGAAAGAGGAAGAAGATTACATAAAAGTAAATAGAGTTGACGCATTTGTTTACCCACTAGATGGTTTACCCGTAATGGTTTGCTATCTAGAAGATGGTAGGGAATTTAATTTATTTTATGTGCCAATAGAAATTGTTATAGCAATAAATAAAATAAAAAAACAGTATGAAGAAGATAGTATATTAGGTGATAAGAGAGAAACAATTTTCGATATACTGTCCTTCATACCAGAAGTTACGGAAGAAATAAGCAAACATATTAACAAAGTAACTATTGACGATATTTCTGGGTCAGTTTATATAGCAACTATAGAGCTAAAATTTGATGGTGTTATAATTCAGAAAAGAATGATACCAAGTCATGCTATATACTTAGCATTAATTTCTAACAAACCAATATATGTTAAGAAAAGCTTAGTAGATGAACAGGAAAAAGAAAGGAAGAAAGGTGAAGGAGGAGAAGAGGAAGAGAAGAAATAA